From the genome of Nitrosomonas sp. Is79A3:
TAGGTGCGTGATGGCTAACTTCAAAGCAATTGGTGCGACGAGTGCTACCCTTGCCGGTCTTATCCGGGATCGCTATCCGCGTGATGAGTTTGGTACAACTCTCAACGTTGAACTCTATCAGACTCGCAATTTCGAAAAACCAATGGAGAATGGTTTTTCTATCTATCTGTATCGCGTTGCCATAAACGGAACTGTACGTAACACAACCTACCGGCGTACCGAAAACGGTCAGCGTTTTAGACCGTCATTGCCGCTTGATTTGTATTACATGATTACTCCATGGGCTGAAAGTACCGAGAGTCAGCATCGCATGCTTGGCTGGGTGATGCGAATGTTAGAGGATGTTGGTACGCTTAGTTCAAGTCATCTAAATCACTACGTTGCTGAAACCAATATCTTCGCAGAAACTGAGAGTATTGATCTTATCTGCGAACCGCTAGCCTTAAATGAATATTTTACTATTTGGGATCGACTAAGGACGTTACCTTTGTCAATGACCTACGTGCTGCGCATGGTTATGGTGGATTCTGGTGTGAGCATTTCTGATGGATCGCTAGTCCAAACGCGTAGCTTTGATATGGGTGAGTTAATCTCATGAAACCGAGAGTGCAAATCTGGGAGCGTGCTACACGCCGTGCACCGATCGGATTGAGCTTATGGGATGCTGTCACTGCCACACATTTATTGAACGGACTGGAGATCGATGTTGTGGCACGGGCACGACCCCAATCACGCACACGTGCTTTTGTCAATCGAAGCGGCATTTATTGTGCGATGGGTCTGCCAAGGTTGCGCGATTTTGAACTAGGTAATGATGAAGATGACGTGGAAATCTGGCGGACTGCGCTACGTCACTACCGGGTCGAAGTGCGAGATCCTTCTGATCGCTTCCAACCATTCACATTTGATGCGGACTTGCCAGTTCGCGGTTTGTTCAATTGGACGTCTCCAATAAAATCATTGATCTTGCCAACTGATAACGGTTCTCCACCGGCATCTATGGTCGGACATATTCCCTTGTTTTCAAAACCGAGTCGGCAAGTTCCAGGAACATTTGCTGTAGTGCGGTCACAACTGCGAGAGAATGGAACGGATAGACCCGCAGCTTGGTGTTTGCTCACAGTAAGTATCGATAAGATAGTCCGAGGGGTTGGCGTGGCTGATAAAGAGGGGCGCGTTGTGATTATTTTTCCATACCCGGAACGGCCACGACCAGTACTTACTTCACCACTATCGGCCATCAACGATTTTCGTTGGAATATCGAGTTGGCTGCCTATTATGTGCCGCAACCAGCAACCATCTTAGCGCCCGATATTCCAGACTTGGCAGCAATCCTTGGTCAATCAGATTCACCGTGCACAATTTTTCCTGAGACTTCACAACTCGAGATTGAATACGGAAAATCATTAACAGTTCGTAGCCAAGATTCATCTTTTTTGTTTGTTAACACAGTTTGATGCGCATTGAAAAAATGAGAGGAGAGCAGCTATGCCCGAATATTTAGCCCCAGGTGTCTATGTAGAAGAAACATCATTTCGTGCCAAATCCATCGAGGGTGTCAGTACCACAACGACCGGTTTTATCGGCCCGACCTGCTTTGGGCCGCTTGATATTGAACCTGAAATTATCACTAGCCTGGTAGAATTCGAGCGCACCTACGGCGGGAGGAATAAACTGAGCTTCTCCAACGGAGAGATCGATAACTTCATGTGGCACGCTGTACGAGCCTTTTTCGAGGAGGGTGGCAAGCGGCTCTATGTCAGTCGAGTCTTTGAGCCCAGTGATCCTGATACAGAATCCGGTTATGCAGCGGGCGACTTGGTTGACTTGGTTGGCGGCACTAACCACTTCTTCCGTATCCGTGCGCGGTTTCCAGGCAAGGCAGGCGATGCCCGCGTTACTTTCATCCTGAAAGCTGGGCAAAACGTTTTGGTACAGGAAGCCAATAGCACAAACCCGACGAACAGACTTAATTCTGTTTCTGATCGTGATGTGGTGTTGATTCGTGATGTGACATCTCCATTTTCGCCCCCGGGTGAAACCGGTGACTATTTCCTCGCGCTATGGGATGCCGATCTGCGTACCTGGAAATTTGCGGCTTCCGGGGAAGATCTGTCCACAGCAACCCTGAAATTACAAGATCTCGACCCATCATCGGGACACGAAGTCCGCATTGTTACCGTCACGGTCGCGGTCGAGCCCTTAGCGGCGGGATCCGAACCATTTGTCGTTGCTGATCTTCCCCTTGATCCCAAGCATCAGCGGGCCGGTTCGCCTGACTCGGTGTTTGCATATTTCGACAAAACTCCGGCTAGCTTAGCGAGAGCACGTACCATCCCTGTCGTTATCGACGGTGAAGTGAAAGCCACCACAGGTGTCGACGTCATGAGGAATTTTATTGATTCCTATAAGGCCTCCTCTCCAACCGATCCGGGTTTACTGGCGAATATCGGAAACCCGAAAAGCAACACGCGGCAACGTAGTGTTTTTGTTCAACTAATCAATGGTGATGACGGTATGCGGCCCAGTTCGGCGAGCTATGAAGGCAAGGGCGGCGGTGAAAGCGATGATCCCAAGACTGGACTCAAGCAATTCGAAGACTTGGAGGACATTTCCATTGTCGCTGCACCGGGTTCTACTTTCGGCTATCAAGGAGACTATCAGCAAAATTCGCAAGCTATCATTGGCCACCTTATCGGCCATGCCCAGCGGATGCGCTACCGCATTGCCGTTATCGACAGCGGCAATAACCAGGCCATCTCGGAAGTGCGGGCTATGCGAGCGCGTTTGGATTCATCGCATGCTGCTCTTTACTACCCTTGGATCAAGATCGTAGATCCCCTGACGCAACAAGAAATCCATGTACCTCCATCCGGTTTCGTGGCCGGTATATATGCCCGTAATGACATCAACCGGGCAGTCTATAAAGCCCCAGCCAATGAGGTTGTCAACTTGGCTATCGGTTTCGAGAAATTTCTGAATAAACCGCAGCAGGAAGTCCTCAACCCCGAGGGCATCAACTGCTTTCGTTTTTTTGAAGGACGTGGAATGCGGTTGTGGGGAGCTCGTACTATCAGTTCTGATCCGGAATGGAAGTACGTCAACCTGAGGCGCTATTTTGCTTATCTGGAGCATTCTATCGACAAGGGTACCCAGTGGGCGGTTTTCGAGCCGAATGGCGAGCTGCTCTGGGCTAATATCCGTCGTACGATTGGGGATTTCATGCTTAACGAGTGGCAGAGTGGGGCATTACTGGGTGAGAAACCTGAGAAGGCATACTTTGTTAAATGTGATCGATCTACTATGTCGCAAAATGATATCGATAATGGCAGATTGGTTTGTCTTATCGGATTAGCGCCGTTGCGACCAGCTGAGTTTGTTATTTTTCGTATCGGTCAATGGACCGCTGACCGCAAAATCTAAGAGGGCTTATCATGGCAATACTAAGAGATCGTCCATACGTTCAATTTAATTTCCTTGTTGATTTAGGTGATGGAGTTACTGAGGGGCCACAAGCAGGATTTCAGGAATTAAGCGGGATCGGTATGGAGGTTACCGTGTCCGAGTACCGTACTGGCAACTCCAAGGAGAACAGCGTGATGAAAGTCACGGGTATGAATAAATCTACCGATGTCACTATGAAAAGAGGCGTCATAGGATCGCTTAATCTTTACGAATGGCTGGATCAGATTCGAAATGGAGATCAAAAAGCACTTCGGACAGTAACAATTCAATTGCAAAGTGAAGACCATACTGCAGTAGTACAAACCTGGAAACTTCTGCGCGCACGTATTATTAAGCATACTAGCGGTCCATTCAACGCCAAAGGCACTGACGTAGCCATGGAAGAGCTGGTGCTGGCCTACGAACGGCTGGAAATGGAATAAGTATCATGCTTGCGTTAAGCCGACTTCCTGGCATACGCGTCGATGCTTCGCCACCTCCCCCTTCAGAGGCTTTGCCGCGTATGGATGTGGCGGTGTTCGTTGGTTTCGCTGCGATGGGACCGGTACATGTTCCGGTAGCTATTGAAAGTGTGACGCGTTATACCGAAATCTTTGGATCGGAGGTTCCGCTAGCATTTGACGCTGAACGTGGTGAACGGGTTTGGGCTTATTTGGATGCGGCGATCCGAGGCTTCTTTTCTAATGGCGGGCAGCGCTGTTGGGTGATTCGAGTAGCCCGCACGCTGGAATTGGAGGACCGGTGGCGCCAAGCGACCGGAGGAACGGTTGAGAAGCGTGAACTTGCCGAAGCAAACCGCTACGCTGTGTCTGGTGTTTTGATGTTGTCCGGGGACGGGTCGAAGCTAGACCCAGCGGAAGCTCAAGCTCGTAGTCTGGGTTCCTGGTCCGATGGCCTGCGGTTGCAAACAGCCCTAGTTGTGTCGAGTTTCGAAGTGCGAGCTTGCCGGTTTCCACTGGATGCGGATGTGCGACGCTTTGGCTTCCTGGCTGACTTGCCCTTGCAGGCGGGTGATTTGATTGAGTTGTACGACTCCACAGTGTCCGATACTCCCGGAATCAAATGCTACGCCACTGTGGATTCGGTGTCCGGAACCCTGCCTCGATGGATGGAAGCTACACTTCGAGCTGCATTTAAACCAATTACAGGAAGCCTGTATTCTCCACCTTCCCCGTTAGGCGAAGTGGAAATCCTCGGTATTCCAGGAACTCTGCAGCAAGCAACTTTAGAAATTGTTACAGGCGATTCAATACTGGAATCCGAGGTAAAGATCAGTTTCTCTATGGCCGGCTCTTCCGGCCCGGGCGTCGGCCAGTGGATTCGCTGGAAGAGTGGCAATACAATTATCTGGTTGCGGATCGATCGGCTATCGTTTCGCCCGAAAAAGGAGCAACAGGGCCAGACGAATTTTGAAGCAGCGGGTTCGGCTTGGCGCGAACTGACCAAAGCCGAGTTGACATTCCCGATCCCCGCTCCGACTCGCGCCGCGTCGCTGACCCTGGATCTGCGCGTGCTGGCCGAACAAACGAATATCGCTCATCTGACCAACGTGGGCTTGACGACCGCACACCACAACGCTTGGTGGCGGCAAGTCAGCGATGCAGTATATTATACCCCGCCTGTTGGTCTGATCGCAGCGCCGGTCGGATTCAAACCTTTCGATGCATCCGCTCGATTTCCGCTAGCCGCCAGGGATGAGGAACGCGGCATTGGTGCGCCGATGGCTTGGATTCCTCTGGGTGTTACGGCTTTGTTCGGAGAAGCGCTGGCGCCGTTGCAGCAGGCGGCTACGCCATTGGAACGGGATGGCCTCTCACGCTTCGATGCCGAATTGTTCCTCGACCCCGAACTGGCATCACTCAATACCGATCAGCTCATTGCACAAGCCGACGCGATTCGCTTTTTCGCTGAAAAGCCAAGGGTGCCGCTCGGCATCCACGCAGCACTGTCCATCGGTAGCGGCGGCATGTACAACGAAGCCAGTCTTATCGCTGTGCCTGATGCCTTGCATATCGGCTGGGAAAAACGTCTATTAGCAAAACCACTTGCTCCGCCTTCCGTGCAAACAAAGATTCCTGCGCACTGGCACACTCATCGTGGTCTCTGTGCTGCGATTCCCGCTGGAATAGAACTTAATAAGCCGGATTTTGGCCGATTTCTGGATTGCAGTACGCGTAAGCTGGAAACACCTAGCTGGAAAAATCCGCAGAACGATGCTTCGTATGGTAACTTCCAGTTGGAATGGAAGTGGCAAGATACCGGACTTAAGGCCGATTTCTTGTTGGAGGAAGCCCGTCGCGCCGATTTCGGTGACGCGCGCGAGATTTATATTGGCTCAGAACAACGATTCGATGTATCCGTCAGCAGTGAGGGGATTTTTTATTACCGGATTACAGCAATTATGGGCGACGAGTCAAGTTCGCCATCCGAAATATTACCTGTAGCAGTGCGTGACAATGCTTGGGTATCGCGGTTGGCGGCGGACTATGCCGAAAGCGGTGCGGCTCAGTTGTTAAGCATCCATCGCGCTGTCCTGCGCCTTGCTGCTGCCAGCGGGGAATTGTTCGCCGTTCTCGGTCTTCCGTGCCACTACCGGTCGGCAGAAGCCATACGCCATGCAGCTTCGTTGCAGGCTGCCAGACATGGGCAAGGGGCCGATTTGAGCGGCTTCGATTTCAACGAACGTCGCGCCCTGTCTTATGGTGCGCTTTACCATCCATGGATCGTCTTTGCCGCGCCAAGTTTTCCGGGTTTTCGCCAGACGTTCTCCAAAGCGCAACGGAGCTGTCCACCGAATGGCATCGTTACCGGATTGTTGGCCTCCCGTGCATCTCGTCGAGGTGCCTGGATAGCGCCCGCCAACGAACTGTTCCGGGATGTGTCCGCACTCACCCCGCCGATCGAACCCAATGTCTGGCAGGCGTTGCAGGACGCACAAATCAACCTGGTGCAGGCCGATGCGCGCGGCTTTCTTACCTTGGCCGCCGATACGCTAGCGGATGAACCCGAGCTGCGACCGATTAACGTGCGCCGGCTGCTCATCCTGTTGCGGCGCTTGGCCTTGCGGCGAGGTACTAGCTATGTGTTCGAACCCAACGACGATATCCTTCGCCGGGCCGTGGAACGGGGATTCAATCTGATGCTGGTCGACCTGTTCCGGCGTGGTGCCTTTGCCGGGGCTACGGAGGAGCAGTCCTTCCAGGTTGTTGCCGGTGAATCAATCAATCGCGCCATCGACCGCGAGGCTGGTCGATTCTTCGTCGAACTGCGGGTGGCGCCTGCCCTGCCACTGAGATTCCTGACCGTACGCTTGGTACAAAGCGGCGAGCGCCTTACCGTCCGGGAAGAGGCTTGATTATGGCCGCCCTCATTTATCCTTTCACAGCCTTTAACTTCTCCGTGGAAATCAACCGGGGTGAGGACGGGAAGCCCTTGGTGAATGCTGCGTTTTCCGAGTGTGACGGGCTAGAGATGTCAATGGAAGTAAAAACCATCCGTGAAGGGGGGGGTAATAACCGCCAAATCCGTCTGAATGGTCCGGTCAGTTACGGCCAACTTACGCTGAAACGAGGGATGACGGAAAGCTTTGATCTGTGGAGCTGGTTTCAGGATACCATCGCTCAGCCACACCTCAGAGCCAATGCGGCAATCGTGATGCTGGCCGAGGATGGCAGCACTGAGCGGGTGCGTTTCACGCTGGAGCGTTGTTTGCCGGTTAAAATCAAATCACCGGCTCTAAACGCCAAAGATGGAATGATTGCCATCGAGGAATTGCAAATCGTCTACGAATCGATGCAATTCAAATTCATATCACCAAAAAGGTAAAAATAATGAGTGGACTAGCAAAAGCAAAATTAATCGAGCTTACCGGTGATTTTAAGAACGAGAAGGATGGTGGTCAAAAAATCGAAGTGCAGTTTAATCCTGAATCGCTAAAGCTTAGCTATGCCAATCAGATAGTACAACCGCAGGGAGGTGACCAGGCCAGCGGCACTGGTGGTCGCCAATTCGTTGGTGCGGGTACAACCAAGCTCAGCTTGCAATTGTGGTTCGATGTAACGGCGATGCAACAAGACCCGGTTGATGACGTGCGACGCCTGACTCAGAAGGTAGTGTACTTTATGACCCCGCAGAAGATTGATTCTGAAAAGCAGGTTCCCCCAGGGGTGAGGTTTTCTTGGGGATCCTTCGTGTTCGACGGTATGGTAGAAGGGATCGAGGAAACGATTGAATTTTTCTCACCAGAAGGTAAGCCATTGCGGGCAAGTATTACGCTTAACTTATCACAACAGAAAATACTCGAAGCAAAATTCGAAGGAAACGGTATAGGCCACAAACCTTTAACAAGTGCAAAGTTCGGGGATTCGTTGCAGAGTATTGCTGCTAAGCGTGGCAAGGGAAATTGGCAATCCATCGCTGCCGCCAATCAAATTGAGGATCCTTTGCGTTTGTCTCCGGGTCAGTTGATAGATTTGAATGTAGGTGTTGATCGGAATACAGGAATTATTTTTCCGAAGTAATCATGAAACAGCGCTTCATTCGTGGAAGTATATTTCTGGGATGAAAAAAAGGAAAAACATCCATCCTAATTCCGCAGAGGAAATTAGGAAATTAGTGAGATGGTAGAGATGATTCATAAATTTGGTCAGAAAGGAGAATGATCATGGCAATTGTGATTAATAGCTTTGAGGCAATCGCTGAAGTACCGGAACAACAGAAACAAAAACAAGAGAGCGGTGAAAATGAGAGCAGCAACAAACTCAGTGCTCTCGAACCGCATGATCTGGCAATTGTACTCCGTAGCATAGCTGATCAATCATTGCGATCATGGGCTCATTAACGGGCAAGATGTTTAATAGGATAAGCGTGCGGCTATGGTTGCAGTGATGAGTATACCGGTTAAAGAGGCAAGACCTTCGATAGAAATCGAGGGGCAACGTGCTACTACTCTGGCATCGTCACTGTTATGTCTCGATATTATTGACTCGGATGACGGTTTGGCACGTTGTGAACTGCTATTGGGTAATTGGGGTGGCCCGGAAAAATCTGGCTTCCAGCATTTTGATCGCTCCCAAATCGATTTCGGCAAGATAATCAAGGTGAAGCTCGCTACCGATACTTTGTTTGAGGGACGCATTAGCGCCATCAACGCCCGATTTCCAGATGGAGGCCCTCCGCAGATCGGCGTGTGTGCGGAAGATCGTTTACAAGATTTGCGCATGGTGCGGCATACACGGTGTTTTGCCGACGCCACACTGGGTGACGTTGTGCAACACATCGCTAACGATCACGGCTTACAAGCCAAGGTCGATTTAAGTGGACCACAACACAAGGTTTTAGCTCAGATGAATCAGAGCGATCTCGTATTTTTAAGAGATGTCGCACGAAGCGAGGATGCTCAGATTTGGGTAGAAAATACAACATTGAGGGTAGCAACACGCTCGCGGCGTAACGGCGGGACCGTAGAGCTTGCTTGGGGTGGGGAGTTGCGTGAGTTTAGAGTTAGTGCTGATCTAGCACATCAAAGAACTAACCTAATCGCAGCCGGATGGGATGTAACTAGCAAGCAAGCCGCACGGTATGAGGCTGATGAAGCTGCGATACGTGCTGAACTCAACGATGGCGATAGCGGAATGGCGACGCTGCTCAGCGCCTTCGGTAAACGCGCAGATACGCTTGCGCATGGTTTGCCGTGCAACTCAAGTGAAGCGCGTACTTTAGCTGAAGCCAGTTTGCGCCATCTAGCGCGTCGTTTTGTAGTAGGTCAGGGTGTAGCCGAAACGCAAGTTGAGCTTCGTGTAGGGGCCAAACTTAAATTGAGCGGACTGGGACCATTATTCGAAGGGGAATACACATTGACATTTGTTCATCACCGTTTTGACAAATCGGGTATGCGCACCGAGTTTCGTTGCGATCGTCCATCCTTGGGTAAAGGAAGCGTGTAATGAAAATAATTGATCTTTCCGCGTTTGAGCAACAGCTATATGAACGAATACCAAGTGGCTGGGGAGGGCGCTGGTACGGTGTATTTCCGGCGGTCGTGCTCGAAATAAAGGATCCAGATAACCAAGGGCGCGTGAAGATTACGTTACCCTGGTCACCCGATGCGCAAGGCGGACGTTACGAAGCTTGGGCACGTCTTGCCACTTTGTTTGGAGGCAATAATCGCGGTAGCTGGTTTGTGCCGGATGTCGACGATGAAGTTCTAGTGGCATTCGAGCAAGGAGATGCTCGACGACCCTATGTACTCGGGGGGCTTTGGAACGGTCGTGATCAAGCACCCGAAACCATGGATAGTGCTGGTAACAACTACAAGAAAGTTCTGTGCTCACGCAATGGTGTAAAAATTACGCTTGACGATCAGGATGGACAAGAAAAACTATTGATGGAAACGCCAGGCGGTCAAAAGGTTACGCTTAAAGATGGGCTAGGGGCTGTTGAAATCATTGATAGTAACGGCAATTCGGTCAAACTCGAAGCAAGCGGTATTACGATCAATGCTTCGGCAAAAGTAACTGTTAATGCCAGCCAGATCGCAATTTCAGCCGGAATGGTAACAGTGGATGCAGGTATGTCAAAATTTTCTGGTGTAGTGCAAGCGGACACAATTATAAGTAACAGCGTCATATCGGCATCTTATACGCCGGGTGCGGGGAATATATGGTGAATCTATGAGTACTCATCCTATTCAATGGCAGGCTCCGGAACCCTTATGGGCCCGTTTTGGAGCGACATCCGATGTGGCAGTTACAGCACCGGATCAGTTTCGTCCCGCGATTCTGCGGTTTGCTACCGACGACTTCATGGAGCAAATGATCAGCACGCTTACACGTGATCCTGCGCATATCGGTAACATGCTGGCGAGACCAGAGACATGGCGCACGCCACCGGTCGTTAATGAAAAAGACATGAAAGAGCGTGTTGCTATGCCAAAGATCGTGCAAGCACTAGCTCGCCGTTTTACATTGAAACGATCAAAATCACCTGTGCAAGCAGTAGAGTCGACTTCTTCTGTTGAAGAGAAAAAACAAAAACGTAGTTTATCCTTAAAGCTTTATCAACCGGCGCACCAGCGATATTACCTGGTAAGCGCAAGCTTGATCTGCCGTGTAGCAGGGCTGCCAGAGCGGGCTGTAATCCAGGGTGGTTCAGAACAGATAGGCTTCGTTTTGCGAAGATTATTACCTGCTAAGGTGGGCAGCAAAGGCGAAGCCGATTTAACTGAATTTGCTTTTGTTAAAGATGACCAAGGTGCTCGCTGGCAGCAAGTGTTTGCGGATGAAGGGGGTGCGGCAGAATTAGCAACTAGTGAAGAATTGTTGCCGCTATTCCCGCTGAATTACCGCGATGCGGCCGATCATCCACGCACGCTTTGGACCGGATTGATTCCAGTGGGGCGCCGCGAAGAATATATGGGCACAGCGATCAATCGGAGTGCTCCGCTATCACTAACGGAAGCGCAGCAGCAATCCCTGCAGCCATCAAAAACTTCCAGTGCGCCAGATAGCATTACCGCTCGCATGACTGAGTTCAGAATGGAAGTGGCCGAGCCTTGGAAAACTCTGATTCGAGCTGCATATAAAGCGCAAGATTCGTTGGAAGAATCTAGTGACCCCAGAGGGCCAGAAACCACCAAAGATCAACTGCCGCGTGCAGGAACACTCAATATGCAATGGCAGATGCAATCCTGGCTGATTCTGCTCGATTTTTCGGATTATTTGGCCACATATTTACCTGATGTGTGGACAGCCATCGAAAAAGGAGTGGGAATCAATGCGCTTAAACCTCAAAGCTTAGCACTCTACAACTGGCTCGGCGATGCCAAAATGACTCAGGCCCTTTTTGATGCCATGCCTACTTTAACGCCGATCAAGCCACCTTCAATTTCTTTGCGAGAAGCATTGAAGGCAGTTTGGAAACCTTCCGTGCGAGCTGGACTTGAAGGGGCAGAGAAATTGTATGGTGTTATAAACGCTAGTGATGCGGAATGGCCGAATTTCCATTTTCTGCTTGCGGGTCTTGATACGGATATGCAAGCGAGTGGCGCGTTTAAAGCACTTACCGCCTTAGCAATCCCCAGTCCGGATGAAATAAACAGTGAAGTGCCAGAGGATCCGAAAGTGGCGATGGGTAACAATATTGCTGAAGGTGCAGTTGAAGCTGAGAAGCTTGATCGTTTGACTGCTCTCGTGGCGCGCGCACTGGAGCGAAAACCTGAAACCGATGTGCCGGAGCCACCATTTGCGTTGCAACTCAGCAAAGCGCTGAAAGATACCCAAGGCGACGCCGGGTGGTTTGTCATACGTTATGTGCACAGAATCCAGAATTGCGGCCCACTGCATCCGCCGACGTTATCTGAATCGACTCAGCGTTTTCAACTAGCCAGTTTTTTTGATTACGATGCGCCGGCTCGGCCAATTCGGATCACCTTACCGATGGACACTACACCCGCAGGGTTGCGCAAGTATCGTAAAAATACGGCATTCGTTATCTCGGACGTGCTCTGTGGACAGATACAACGTGCCAAGGGTCTGGGCTTAGGTGATTTAGTACGATCTGTTTTACCTTGGCCATTCCATAAAGATCTTAATGTAGGTGATGGGGGGGCCTGCAGCAACAATGCCGGCAGCATTGGCATGATCTGCTCGTTGTCGATTCCGATCATTACCATCTGCGCCCTTATTCTTTTGATAATTATCGTATCGCTGCTGGATTTCATTTTTCGTTGGATCCCGTATTTCATCATGTGCTTTCCTGTTCCTGGTTTAAAGGGCAAACGAGGAGGGTCTGAATGAGTAACTCGAACAATATATTTGGCCGTAGCTTGTCATTTCCATTGCGAATCGGGGCTGATGGCCGTTTTGCATGGTCGGAAGGAGAAAGTAATATTCGTGAATCGTTGATTGTGATTCTCAAAACCGAGCCAGGTGAACGCATTGCGCTGCCGGATTTCGGCGCAGGACTCAGCCGTTTTTTGTTTGAGCCTAACAACGCAGCCACTCATGCCCGTATCGAACAAGCAATTACCGGGGCACTGACACGCTGGGAACGAAGGATCCAGGTTGAATCGGTTGAGGTTGCTGCCGATCCCATCGATTTATCCGCTGCACTTGCGACGATTACTTATCGATTGGTAGCAACCAGCGGTCGAGAAAGAATCAGCGTTGCTATTCCACTGAAAAGCTCATGATAAAGAAGGATTGTTACTATGCCGCTTGAACTGCCTCGTATTGATAATCGCCGCTACCAGCAGCTTGTGGATGAATTACTCGCGCGGGCTCCAGTACACACGCCGGAGTGGACAAATTTTAATGATAGCGACCCAGGCGTTACATTAGTGCAGCTGTACGCATTTCTTACTGAAAATCTGTTGTACCGCGCTAACCTAATTCCAGAACGTAACCGCATTAAATTTCTTCAGCTATTAAAGATACATTTAGAAACCGCGACTGCAGCGCGCGGATTAGTTACGATTAATAATGAAAAAGGGGCTTTGGTTACAGAAACCC
Proteins encoded in this window:
- a CDS encoding DUF4255 domain-containing protein; translation: MANFKAIGATSATLAGLIRDRYPRDEFGTTLNVELYQTRNFEKPMENGFSIYLYRVAINGTVRNTTYRRTENGQRFRPSLPLDLYYMITPWAESTESQHRMLGWVMRMLEDVGTLSSSHLNHYVAETNIFAETESIDLICEPLALNEYFTIWDRLRTLPLSMTYVLRMVMVDSGVSISDGSLVQTRSFDMGELIS
- a CDS encoding phage tail sheath subtilisin-like domain-containing protein, producing MWHAVRAFFEEGGKRLYVSRVFEPSDPDTESGYAAGDLVDLVGGTNHFFRIRARFPGKAGDARVTFILKAGQNVLVQEANSTNPTNRLNSVSDRDVVLIRDVTSPFSPPGETGDYFLALWDADLRTWKFAASGEDLSTATLKLQDLDPSSGHEVRIVTVTVAVEPLAAGSEPFVVADLPLDPKHQRAGSPDSVFAYFDKTPASLARARTIPVVIDGEVKATTGVDVMRNFIDSYKASSPTDPGLLANIGNPKSNTRQRSVFVQLINGDDGMRPSSASYEGKGGGESDDPKTGLKQFEDLEDISIVAAPGSTFGYQGDYQQNSQAIIGHLIGHAQRMRYRIAVIDSGNNQAISEVRAMRARLDSSHAALYYPWIKIVDPLTQQEIHVPPSGFVAGIYARNDINRAVYKAPANEVVNLAIGFEKFLNKPQQEVLNPEGINCFRFFEGRGMRLWGARTISSDPEWKYVNLRRYFAYLEHSIDKGTQWAVFEPNGELLWANIRRTIGDFMLNEWQSGALLGEKPEKAYFVKCDRSTMSQNDIDNGRLVCLIGLAPLRPAEFVIFRIGQWTADRKI
- a CDS encoding phage tail protein; its protein translation is MAILRDRPYVQFNFLVDLGDGVTEGPQAGFQELSGIGMEVTVSEYRTGNSKENSVMKVTGMNKSTDVTMKRGVIGSLNLYEWLDQIRNGDQKALRTVTIQLQSEDHTAVVQTWKLLRARIIKHTSGPFNAKGTDVAMEELVLAYERLEME
- a CDS encoding phage tail sheath family protein: MGPVHVPVAIESVTRYTEIFGSEVPLAFDAERGERVWAYLDAAIRGFFSNGGQRCWVIRVARTLELEDRWRQATGGTVEKRELAEANRYAVSGVLMLSGDGSKLDPAEAQARSLGSWSDGLRLQTALVVSSFEVRACRFPLDADVRRFGFLADLPLQAGDLIELYDSTVSDTPGIKCYATVDSVSGTLPRWMEATLRAAFKPITGSLYSPPSPLGEVEILGIPGTLQQATLEIVTGDSILESEVKISFSMAGSSGPGVGQWIRWKSGNTIIWLRIDRLSFRPKKEQQGQTNFEAAGSAWRELTKAELTFPIPAPTRAASLTLDLRVLAEQTNIAHLTNVGLTTAHHNAWWRQVSDAVYYTPPVGLIAAPVGFKPFDASARFPLAARDEERGIGAPMAWIPLGVTALFGEALAPLQQAATPLERDGLSRFDAELFLDPELASLNTDQLIAQADAIRFFAEKPRVPLGIHAALSIGSGGMYNEASLIAVPDALHIGWEKRLLAKPLAPPSVQTKIPAHWHTHRGLCAAIPAGIELNKPDFGRFLDCSTRKLETPSWKNPQNDASYGNFQLEWKWQDTGLKADFLLEEARRADFGDAREIYIGSEQRFDVSVSSEGIFYYRITAIMGDESSSPSEILPVAVRDNAWVSRLAADYAESGAAQLLSIHRAVLRLAAASGELFAVLGLPCHYRSAEAIRHAASLQAARHGQGADLSGFDFNERRALSYGALYHPWIVFAAPSFPGFRQTFSKAQRSCPPNGIVTGLLASRASRRGAWIAPANELFRDVSALTPPIEPNVWQALQDAQINLVQADARGFLTLAADTLADEPELRPINVRRLLILLRRLALRRGTSYVFEPNDDILRRAVERGFNLMLVDLFRRGAFAGATEEQSFQVVAGESINRAIDREAGRFFVELRVAPALPLRFLTVRLVQSGERLTVREEA
- a CDS encoding phage tail protein is translated as MAALIYPFTAFNFSVEINRGEDGKPLVNAAFSECDGLEMSMEVKTIREGGGNNRQIRLNGPVSYGQLTLKRGMTESFDLWSWFQDTIAQPHLRANAAIVMLAEDGSTERVRFTLERCLPVKIKSPALNAKDGMIAIEELQIVYESMQFKFISPKR
- a CDS encoding LysM domain-containing protein — translated: MSGLAKAKLIELTGDFKNEKDGGQKIEVQFNPESLKLSYANQIVQPQGGDQASGTGGRQFVGAGTTKLSLQLWFDVTAMQQDPVDDVRRLTQKVVYFMTPQKIDSEKQVPPGVRFSWGSFVFDGMVEGIEETIEFFSPEGKPLRASITLNLSQQKILEAKFEGNGIGHKPLTSAKFGDSLQSIAAKRGKGNWQSIAAANQIEDPLRLSPGQLIDLNVGVDRNTGIIFPK
- a CDS encoding contractile injection system protein, VgrG/Pvc8 family, which gives rise to MVAVMSIPVKEARPSIEIEGQRATTLASSLLCLDIIDSDDGLARCELLLGNWGGPEKSGFQHFDRSQIDFGKIIKVKLATDTLFEGRISAINARFPDGGPPQIGVCAEDRLQDLRMVRHTRCFADATLGDVVQHIANDHGLQAKVDLSGPQHKVLAQMNQSDLVFLRDVARSEDAQIWVENTTLRVATRSRRNGGTVELAWGGELREFRVSADLAHQRTNLIAAGWDVTSKQAARYEADEAAIRAELNDGDSGMATLLSAFGKRADTLAHGLPCNSSEARTLAEASLRHLARRFVVGQGVAETQVELRVGAKLKLSGLGPLFEGEYTLTFVHHRFDKSGMRTEFRCDRPSLGKGSV